In Neosynechococcus sphagnicola sy1, the genomic stretch CATAAAAGTTGGCGCTTGGGTAGGAGTACTTGCTGACGGAGAGTTTGCCAGCGGTGGGTATCATTGGTTTGAACTGCAATTCTCTGCCTGGATAATTTCAATCGATGCAGTTGCAGTTTGAACGGGCGATCGCGATGGGCTGGGAGATCGCAATCCCTACCGAGCATTTCTCAGGAGCAACCTCTCTTGGACATCAAGCTACCCAAACACACCTTGTTCGGTTACCACTCCCTGAAGGGGGCGATCCCAAGGATCACGCGGTAAAGCGGGCAATTGGGCAAAGGCAAAGACAATGCCCAGGGTAGGTATATCCGCCCACTCTGGCTGACTCAACATCCGGTCATAGAAACCCCCCGCCATAGCCGAGGCGATACCCATGGCGATCGCAGGCGAGGGCCGGGACAAGGATCAAATCCACCGCTTGGGGTTCCAGCATCGGGGAATCCGGTTCGGGTTCGAGAATGCCATAGGCTCCGATTTGTAAGAGCCATTCACCTTCCGGTGACCATCGGTGCCAACACAGGCGATCGCCCACACAGCGGGGGAAGCCCCATTGCTTGTCCAGAAGATATAACGCCTGCAAATCCGGTTCCTGGCGAAAACTCTGGTAGGCCAGAATCGTCTGGGCTTGCTGCCATTGGGGAGTGGTTTGCAACTGGTGGCAAAGCTGCTGACTGCGGTGCTGCCAATCCTCCACCGTCAGGGACTGGCGTTGTTGCAGCAGTGCCTGCCGGAGCACTTGCTTGGGAGAGGGCGACGGGTCGGCAGCCATACAGTCCCTCCAGCTACCCTGACAACTCTCGGTGGCTAAAGGGCTTCCCGTGACTTCCCCCATAGGTGACGGCCAGATGCCCATCCCCCACCACCTGATACTTGTAAGTTACCAGTCCCTCCAGTCCCACGGGGCCACGGGGCGGCATTTTCTGTGTACTGATGCCGACTTCGGCACCCAAGCCATAGCGAAATCCATCGGCAAAGCGGGTAGAGCAATTGTGGAAAACCCCAGCGGCATCGACTTGGGCCAAAAAGGTTTCAGCGGCTCTGGGATCTTCGGTGGCGATCGCCTCCGTGTGACGCGAACCGTAGGTCTGGATGTGGGTGATCGCCGCCTCTAGGGAGGGTACAACTCGGATGGACAGGATTAAATCGCTATATTCTGTGCTCCAATCGGCCTCGGTTGCCAGTTTACAAGCAATGCCATGACCCGAGAGCAGGGCTACCGTGGTTTCATCTCCCCGTAGTTGCACAGATTGCGTTTCCAGGGCACGGGCGACGGCGGGTAAAAACGTTGGCGCTATGTCGCTATGCACCAGTAAGGTTTCAATGGCGTTACAGGCGGCAGGATATTGGGTTTTGGCATCCACGGCGATCGCTACGGCTTTGGCGACATCAGCGGCGGCATCAACATAGAGGTGACAAATGCCCTCGGCATGACCCAGCACCGGAATCCGGGTATTGTCCTGCACATAGCGGACAAAGCTATTGGACCCCCTGGGAATAATCAGATCAATATATTGATCTAGGTGCAACATGGCCCGTGTCTCTTCCCGGGTGGTCAGGAGTTGTACAACGGCCGGGTCAAGGGCAGTCTGGGCGAGTCCCTGTTGAATTGCGGTCACTAAGGCGCGACAGGATCGCACCGCCTCTTGACCCCCCCTTGAGAATCACCCCATTCCCTGATTTAATCGCCAAAGCGGCAATCTGCACCACGGCATCGGGACGGGCTTCAAAGATCACCCCGAGCACCCCCAGGGGGCAGGTAATGCGCTTTAAGACCAACCCGGTATCCAGTTCCCGATGCACTTGCACCACTCCCACCGGATCTGCTAATCGGGCCACATCTCGTACCCCCGCGATTGCCGCAGCTAATTTAGCGGCATCCAGTTTTAACCGAGCATAGAGTGCTGGCGCAATGGCAGCTGCTTGGGCTGCTTCGCAGTCTGCTTGGTTGGCAGCCAGAATCTCAGGAGTTGCCGCTGTCAGCGCCATCGCAATTGTTTCTAAGGCCTGATTGCGATCGGTGGTGGCGCGGGTGGCTAATTGACGGGCTGCTTGCCGCGTCTGTTGGGCAATCGTAGTCAGATCAAGGGAAGCTATCTGGGTAGCAGACATAGGCGAGTGGTTGAACCCAATCAATCCGTCAGGCTGAACCTCAGCCTCTCCTTCAATCCTAACGGATTCAGATCCGATGGCACCCAAGGGGCGTGCTAGAGATCAAAGTGGGTCATGGGGTGAATACAGGAGGGTCATTGGGGCTGCGCCTTGGGGAAAAAGTTACATACAGTACGGTTTCCTCAGGGATGTCTGGTTATACTCCTGTCAATCAATTTTTCTGGCGGCGTAACTGCGTCTTAGCGCTTTCCTTTTCTCTCCTGGATAGCGCTTTTTTATGCCCTCGGGAGCCTTGAGTCCAGAGAAAGAACCGATTCAGGCTTTGAAAGTAGCTGCTGTGATGTCTGAAGCTACAGTAGCTTTTCCGTAGAGATCCTTATTTAATGGGGTTATGTTCGTAGGGAACCCTGCATCTTGGGCGATGTAGCTCTTCCCGTTGACCCATGGAGCTTCTCGAATGACCTTAAACACGTCCAAGCCAGCCCGAATTCTAGTAATTGACGATAGTCTCACCGTCCGGGCAGTGATCTCCGATTATTTAGAAGATGCTGGCTATGTCATTGAGACTGCCGACACAGGCGAAGAGGCCTGGGCGATGATCTGCAATAATCCCCCGGATCTGATTATCAGTGACTGGTCGATGCCGGGACTTTCTGGCATTGGTTTATGCCGCCGAATTCGAGCCGATCCAGCCCTGGAACATATCTATTTCTTGTTGTTAACGGCTCGGGAGGAAATTTCGGATCTGATTCTGGGATTAGATACGGGAGCCGATGAGTTCATTACCAAACCAATTAACCGAGAAGAACTCCGAGCCCGGATTCGGGCGGGGCTGCGGCTGCGACAGTTGACCCAATCCCTGATGGAGGTAAATCAGCAGTTACATGCCCGCAACGAACTGCTGGCCTCCCTGGCTTTGATCGATCCCGTCACCGGAGTCCTCAACCGCCGGGCTTTAGAAACGGGGCTGCCGGGATTGTTGCTGCAAGTAGGGGATCACCAAGCAGAGGTGTTTCACAATTCCCAGTACTTTTTGTACTATCGTTACCTCAGTATCTGGCTGATTCAACTGGATCAGTTTGATGAGCAGATGGTTGCCTACGGTACAGAGGTGGCAACCCAATTAGTGCAAATCGTGGCCCGACGGCTACAAAGCAACTGCCTCCCTGGTAGCCTGCTCTATTATTACGGTGATGCCACCTTTGCATGTATTACCCCTGGACTGGATTCCAAACGCACCTCCGAATTTGGCGAGGTACTGCGGCAGGCGATCGCTGCCAACCCCATCAAGCTCCCCTCCGGGGCACAAGTTCTGGTGACGGTCAGCTTAGGCGGCAACATTGCCTCCCCCGATGGCACCCTCGATCAGGACATCCTCCTGAAGCAGGCAGAGCAATGCCTCATCCAAGCTAGAATTGCGGGTCACAACCGTACGAGACTCTTTGAGGGCAAACACCCCTGAATTGTCCCCAGCCGCCCCCCGATCCATCGCCTGAGATTGATCTTCCATGGGCTCGGATCATGCTTAGACTCGGCTAACCGATTGGGGATCTACTGTTGCGGGACTCACCGTTGCCGCCAGCGTGGATGGCGACTGCGGCTGGCGTTGCTCAATGAGAGCGATCGCCCGACTGACCGTTTCTGGTAGGATCACCACCAAGCTACCAGGCGTTGCGGTATTGAGCGCTGTCTGAATTGCCGTGGTTTCATCCAAAATGGTCTCACAGCGCCCGACAATGCCGATTTGTTGAATGCCCAGATTAATGAACCGAGCTGCATCTCCCCGAGGCCGCCCCCGGGTATCATCATCTTCCTTGACAATCACCCGGTCAAAAATCTGTGCCGTCAACTGTCCTAAGGTGACAAAGTCTTCGTCTCGGCGATCGCCAGGCCCGCCAACGACCCCGATCCGTTCTCCCGGCCAGTTGCGGACAAAACTCCCCAGGGCTGCATAGCTAGCTGGATTGTGGGCGTAATCAATCAGGGCGTGGTAGCCTCCCAGATCAAAAAGATTCATCCGTCCCGGAGTTTGCCCAACCGATGGCTCAAAGGTCGTCAGGGCTGCCCGGATATCCTCAATGCGTACCCCCTGGGCAAAGGCTGCCAAGCTGGCTGCCAGGGCGTTGGCAATCATAAAGGGAGCCCGTCCACCCAAGGTCAAGGGCACATTCACCGCCTGCTCAATCCGCAGCGTCCAATCTCCCTTGAGAATCGAGAGATAGCCATTTTCGTAGATGGCGGCTAGACCGCCTCGCTGGGTATGCAGGCGAATCAGTTCATTCTCAGGTTCCATAGCGAAGTAGGTAACTTGACCATGCACCCGATTAGCCATGGCGGCTACCAG encodes the following:
- a CDS encoding 5-formyltetrahydrofolate cyclo-ligase; this translates as MAGGFYDRMLSQPEWADIPTLGIVFAFAQLPALPRDPWDRPLQGVVTEQGVFG
- a CDS encoding glutamate-5-semialdehyde dehydrogenase: MRSCRALVTAIQQGLAQTALDPAVVQLLTTREETRAMLHLDQYIDLIIPRGSNSFVRYVQDNTRIPVLGHAEGICHLYVDAAADVAKAVAIAVDAKTQYPAACNAIETLLVHSDIAPTFLPAVARALETQSVQLRGDETTVALLSGHGIACKLATEADWSTEYSDLILSIRVVPSLEAAITHIQTYGSRHTEAIATEDPRAAETFLAQVDAAGVFHNCSTRFADGFRYGLGAEVGISTQKMPPRGPVGLEGLVTYKYQVVGDGHLAVTYGGSHGKPFSHRELSG
- a CDS encoding 5-formyltetrahydrofolate cyclo-ligase, whose amino-acid sequence is MAADPSPSPKQVLRQALLQQRQSLTVEDWQHRSQQLCHQLQTTPQWQQAQTILAYQSFRQEPDLQALYLLDKQWGFPRCVGDRLCWHRWSPEGEWLLQIGAYGILEPEPDSPMLEPQAVDLILVPALACDRHGYRLGYGGGFL
- a CDS encoding response regulator, whose protein sequence is MTLNTSKPARILVIDDSLTVRAVISDYLEDAGYVIETADTGEEAWAMICNNPPDLIISDWSMPGLSGIGLCRRIRADPALEHIYFLLLTAREEISDLILGLDTGADEFITKPINREELRARIRAGLRLRQLTQSLMEVNQQLHARNELLASLALIDPVTGVLNRRALETGLPGLLLQVGDHQAEVFHNSQYFLYYRYLSIWLIQLDQFDEQMVAYGTEVATQLVQIVARRLQSNCLPGSLLYYYGDATFACITPGLDSKRTSEFGEVLRQAIAANPIKLPSGAQVLVTVSLGGNIASPDGTLDQDILLKQAEQCLIQARIAGHNRTRLFEGKHP